The sequence GGGTTACTTTCGCACGAGACTCCGGTTTTCGGTTAAACTTCTGGGGAGAACGAAAGCCGGGGGAGCCTCCGGCCTGGACCGCGCGCCACCTCCCCGAGCCGGACGCCGCCTGCGTCCTGCGGATCTCGCCGGAGTCCTTCCTCCAGCCCAGCCGCGCCGCCAATCAGGCCCTCGTGAAAACCCTACTGGATGAAGCCCGGGTCCGGCCCGGCGGCAGGCTCGTCGATCTGTTCTGCGGGGCGGGGAACCTCACCCTGCCCTTCGCCCGCCGGGGCGTGCGCGCGGTGGGGGTGGAGAGCAACCCCTTCGCGGTGCAGGACGCCATCGCCAGCGCGCGGGACAACGCGCGGGAGGCGGCGGGCGGCGCGCCGCCCCTCTTCCTGCTCCGCGAGGCGGGGCGGGCGGAGGCCGGCGAGATCCGCGGCGCCCTCGGCGGCGGCCCCGAGGTACTCCTGCTCGATCCCCCGCGCAAGGGGGCGCTCGAGGCCGTCCCGCTCATCCTCGCCCTCGAGCCCCGCCAGATTCTCTACGTCTCCTGCAACCCCGCGACCTTCGCCCGGGACGCCCGCGCCCTCCACGAGGGAGGCTACCGCATCGACGGCGCCCACATCGTCCCCATGTTCCCCAACACCGCCCACGTCGAAACCTTGACCTCATGGTCGCGCGCCCCAGGGGCCGCGCCGGAGGGAGAAGATTCCAGTTGGCCGCCATCGGAGGGTTGTTGAGATGTTCCTGACCCGCAGGCAGCGCGAGATCTACGAGTTCATCCGGGAATTCATCCAGGTCAAAGGCTACGCGCCGAGCATCGCCGAGATCGGCCAGAACTTCCGGCTGACCTCCCCCGCCACCGTCCACAAGCATCTCCAGAACCTGGCGCAGAAGGGCCTCATCAAGCGGAGCTGGAACCGCAGCCGGGCCATCGAGATGGTCTCGGGCGCGGACACCGTGGGGGCCGAGGCCGCCTACGCCTCGGGCGCCATCCCGCTCAAGGGCCTCATCGCCGCGGGCGCCCCGCTCGAGGCCGTCGAGGACAACGAGACCATCCCCCTCCCCTGGACGCCGGGCAAGAACAACCTCTACGCCCTGAAGGTCAAGGGGACCTCGATGATCGAGGACCACATCCAGGAGGGCGACTACGTCATCGTCGAGCAGCGC comes from Candidatus Tectomicrobia bacterium and encodes:
- the lexA gene encoding transcriptional repressor LexA, which encodes MFLTRRQREIYEFIREFIQVKGYAPSIAEIGQNFRLTSPATVHKHLQNLAQKGLIKRSWNRSRAIEMVSGADTVGAEAAYASGAIPLKGLIAAGAPLEAVEDNETIPLPWTPGKNNLYALKVKGTSMIEDHIQEGDYVIVEQRETAQNGETVVALLNGESATLKRFYREADHIRLQPANATMEPIRVKDSDLRIQGVVVGVLRKY
- a CDS encoding class I SAM-dependent RNA methyltransferase → MLAAAGRSEALDIQATARVESIAAGGAGVVRLDRRVVFVPRAVPGDRVRFRVISDRGKFLLGELEAVEEASPHRREPPCPHWEGCGGCPLQMAAPEAQLEAKRRIFLDALQRIGKLELPVPLREILPGGPEFHYRARARFQVRGEEIGFFAPGTRRLQPIEDCLLVERPVARALAGVRRFLKAEPGARRVDAVEITSLGPDPEEGAGLQVFPPGSREGFPARDLPRAVRSLWVTFARDSGFRLNFWGERKPGEPPAWTARHLPEPDAACVLRISPESFLQPSRAANQALVKTLLDEARVRPGGRLVDLFCGAGNLTLPFARRGVRAVGVESNPFAVQDAIASARDNAREAAGGAPPLFLLREAGRAEAGEIRGALGGGPEVLLLDPPRKGALEAVPLILALEPRQILYVSCNPATFARDARALHEGGYRIDGAHIVPMFPNTAHVETLTSWSRAPGAAPEGEDSSWPPSEGC